Genomic window (Danio rerio strain Tuebingen ecotype United States chromosome 24, GRCz12tu, whole genome shotgun sequence):
GTAAGATTGTTTATATGAACTCGTGAGAGGatttgtatttcattcatttttaacttttccTTAGTATTCCTTATATTATCCACATTTTCCCCCCAAAAACCTAATCTGTAAATTCTCACCTCTTCTAGACGCTTTATTCTTGCACTGAGCCATGGAGCTTTAGGATGAATGCAGTGCATCTTGTTCATTTCATCAATTAATCTGTaaagatgaaataaaatacatttacaaatacatcTGCAGATCTTTGACCAGGAGTtattaagtagattttttttaagcttttgGACTGACTTACACCACACTCTTAAGACAGTTGCTCATTTCTTGAACAAAGAAACAACTATTTATTTTGATCTGTGGTTCCTTTCTTGTAAATTTCTTGCAGCAAACCATACCTCTAAGGTCCATAGGAGCGGCTGCAAATAGAAAAGAAACCTCCAGAAATAAAAGACTTTCCCATGAGTTCAGGACTTCTGCTGAATAAACACTAAAAGCCTATTTACATGATATCCGATCAGGATAAAGgaacagttttaaaaataatttaaaacaatgagTTCACATCGAAACTTAAACAATAGCAGCACAGAGAAACTACAGTAGTCCACATTGCaatttaatcactgtaaaaacatttatatCCCAACTGatgatgaataataaaaaataaatcaacaatttgAGGTTTTAGAAGGGTAAAAAACTGCAGCACTGTTATAATAAACAGAACAATCTTTAGTTTACTGATGTAAGCATCAATGTAgtaatatatttcaatatacttACATTCCGGTGGGGTAACAGGACTCATAACCGGCATAAAATAATctattaaaagattttaaaatccTTAAAGTGAGATACATTTGattgaaaattaaaatacaatttttttaggtaattttttttcttaacccACTGGGAAATTAATTTATGACGTAAAACATGaactttttttctaaaatgataAACATATTTTTGCATGCAGTAAATGATACTCACCCCCTGATGCAGAAGCACAGAGAAGCAAAAGCAAAGCCGATGAAATGATCAATTGATGAGAAGCTGTGGACAGATGCATGATTGCTGAATGATTTCACGAATGATCTCCTACCTCTGATCATCTCTAGCTTTTTATTTGCTCAGAAGAAGGAAGTTTTGTCTTTCTTCATACTTTATAAGAATTAAGTAAATACAAAAACATGAATAATCATTCCGGGAAGTTTCAAAACATTTGCTTCTCAAAGATGGTTATCAGAACCAATGTTCTATAGTTacattgaaacttttttttttttttttgatgtgacAAATCAAGCATTTGCAATTATCATCATGTGTAGGGATGTTCTGAAATGTGTCTAAGGCCTCAATGTGCATTTTAACAAAGGCCTTAGCCTCAAACTAGAATGTGGAAAGGAGTGTAAAATAAGTGACTGAACTAAAGGCCTGCATTCACACAGGAGTCTCGTGAGTCTTGCAGGACAATATTTGAtaggtgaatgtgtgtgtgtggactacaGGAGCGTAACTTTATCTAGGCCTTCTACAAAATGTATATATCACACAAGCTTAAAGGTgtcatgaaaaaacaaaacaaaaaaaaaaaaaaaacgtagatgttagtttcagtctgttagacAAAGCATGCATTTAGAAAACGTGGGAGGTTGACCTGACCCAGTTAAAGCATGCTTTAGATTAAGAATAGGAGTGGACCAAGGACAGAAACTTGTGGTATActtctagaaaaaaataaataatcagattTATATTTATCAATGATTATGTTTACATATACACCAGTAATCGAAttgtttgccttaatctgaataagacaataatatgaaggtgtttacatgagttgcttttgaatgttcctttcatgatccatTTTTACATGTTAtggcacataatttgattaatgtcAGTGGGTTATTGCGCTTTCCacgtttcatgtaatttcaggtgtttcatttttaatttgtcgacttaaaCTCAAgattggcactttcactttcattcaggaacatttcatgcatgtccACGTGACAAactgagatattggatgcaagtatgaactgctggaagagtgttgttttaataaaatttgatacCGCAAGGTGTATGGAACAAAAACTCTGCATTTtacaatgcaggtgtctgtggttctTTACTGACTCCAtagtgcagagaatagtgtcaaacagccgtgtgtgtgtagactatcctgtcgccaaatgcggcaaaaatccaacatgacggtaatagcttgattgcggtgtttacatatcttacacttcaataatgcaactaaaatcggcatactccacatgtgctaattcgatttctgtttagttcggttatgaccttaattggattaaattaatcaaaaatcgctgtttacaatgtagactcttaatcagagtattattttaatcatattaacATCTGATTATTGgtttccatgtaaatgtactcactgtTAATGAACTGTTCCCTATTCAAAACATATGAACCTAGCCACTGAAGACTAAATCTAATTGTACAGAATGGTGAACTGTGTGAAAAGCTGCATTTACAAAACCAGAAAGCTAAAATCATCTGAGTCAGAGAGGATGAGTTCATTCCCTACTCTTAAAAGGGCAGTTTCTGTActatgaagagaaaaaaaatctagacAGAAGTGGTTCCTATAGAtcaagggtgcccaaaccttttcttataaaagaccaaaaaccaaacttgattgagggctgtgggccaaagTTAAACATTCTTAaccatattacattaaatttgccatgggttAGTTCCCaatttatttgctaatatttaaaaataactagaaagcaTTGCTTTAAAAGATATCAATTAATAATGCAGTATATTTtgaacattttataatgaactctTTAGTAGAAACATAAataattccatttataacacaatagtgttcaatgctgaatacactagtcaagctgctcCTGCCTTTACCTCGATTTGCTCACTGAGGTCTTGTGCATTGTCCTGTATCTGTCAACTGACAGTATTTACGTttaaaaagtctgattcatttacaacatttaattaaaacataatatttttgtaGCTCCTCGATTAAACTAAGAAAGTAAAGggtacattaaatttgaaatgacgatCTCTCTCATTTGACTCAACCAACTCCCCatcattttctctcttttttcagatgggatggtgggccaaactAAAGGTtgccatgggccaactttggctcaCAGGCCCTACGTCGGGCACCTCTGCTAATTTTATCTAATTGTGCCTATAGTTTTCTGGGatgaattttaattaaaaaagaagaCTGGAAATGGGTCTGGAGTTAATTAAAGGTTTTTACACTAGTCGTCAGATAAGAAAAAAGACATTTTGGATTTAGATGGGTGTAAAATCACAATCTACTACTGTAAATGGTGAAAATCAATTATGTTCCTATGAGAAACAATTacccaaaatattaaataaataaaattgcagaATATATCTCCCCTCCTGATGAATtcaagcaacccaggctcattctgaaaacgtagtcccgtggacgtttctagagagaccgcgaaatacgtcccgggaggtacatatttttgcagtttttgttttcgctaatccatgagaggccgctgtgtgcgctttttcacatctcaaatgtCTATCGCGAGTGCTGTTAGTgcccgtgctgttctcgcgttaacccaccagaggccgctgtcgaacgaCCATCTGTTCGTCTGGcaaaatgattgactgggcgaccggccattCGGCtgctgacccaccctcttcctttcCTGAACCTAAttaattttacagattgacccacccgcttacttccctaaacccaaccaaaaatttacaaaagctgtcctgaaaaagaaaagccctcttctgatttttaccaagttgttggattttaccacattctcaccctgttatgaacttgttcactttttttttgggattctgtttttgtcttacctgatttctgaaaccactcttccccggactcaaacccggtcATCGTCATCTTCGTGGTGGTGGTCAGCTCTTctttgcgtctcaagtccgccgacatacacgacgagctactgaacaaactggttgcagcggaaAAGCTAAAATGCGTCCAAACGCTATTTCcacaagcatgatttgacaaaacagcttccagaatctcttccaGTTCAGTGGTGGATttggttaaaatctcctcaaagcagaagctgtgaactacaacctgcaggtgtttttatttgttaaaattgatcatgacttGTACAATGTCTAGcattaacggtatgctgtagcagcaatgtaaacaacgggaaatgctgttttgcaccacaaatgatttagctacaaattcatatttatcagtcaaactgctgtaaacagacacacacttaaCCAGCGCGTGCAgcctctctctatgtgtgtgcgcgactTTGCATTGtttctctataggcagcttttccatgcattTTTACATCTCAGAttatgaagtcgcaaaagatatgtggatgattcatattacttacacctgcatattccggatatatgtgaaagacgtcgtgtaacgtgttaagttaaaaaaaaaaaaaacaggagagcTCGCCTAACTCGTgaagcagcagaaaaataaatcaaggctcataCAGGtcacatcccacatcttgtgttttattcttctgtcaacagtgtcacgatatattacagaaaataacttaatccgaacatcagagaaaaagaaattcCCGTGCACGTTACACATGtctacagaaagttcacacattcacgcacacacatagacacacgcaATAAAAatgtctcttaaaggagccgcaccccattttcacttgttacagacacttgtcagattttattttagagagcaggcaggaggttgactgactGTTAACCAGCAGAAAATCACGTGCTTGTACGGGCGTGAAGTGGAGTCGATCCActaatcgcagcacattatgacgatgacgaatcagagtcacttgagggcgagCCTTTcaaaggaactaggaaatatgtcaGCCGTTTTCATGTTATCTGAGTAGCTGTGTACACTTAAAGttagatttatgaaaaaataacatgatttccttcaagtgaaacatgagcatacattgctttgcatctaataaacacaaccaagccttaaaatcaCATTCTGGAccactcctttaaaaaaaaaaaatttcagcatAGAAAGAAGCAGGATTTTCCCAgtatgggttgcgactggaagggcatccgctgcgtaaaacatatgctggatagattagcggtttattctgctgtggtaaccccagattaataaagggattaaggcgaaaagaaaatgaatgaaataagcaGGATTGTATAGCGTAGcatagaccccccccccccccttcttctTTGTAGTGTGGGTGCTGAAGTTCAAACTCTGGATAACATTCACAGCTGCctagttttcagtgtttatttttacactttatcCCCTTCTGTTGAAtaagaacaacaaaaacaacaacataaatctGTTTAGAACGTGTTTTTGCTCGATTTGCCAATACGATTGCAATATGTTTGTCTAAATCCTTGTGAGAGGTTTATGTATTATATTCAGTTTAGCTTTtccatattacattttattatatttacaattCTAACCTTTTCTAGATGTTCTATCTTTGCACTGAGCCAAGGTGCTTTAAGATTTATACAGCACATCCTGTTCTTTTTATCAATAAACCTGTAAAGATAAAGTGACCACTCACTGTATATTATTGACGGGGAGATTGTATTTTTGAAGGTTTCTGTACTAACTTACAACACACAACACGCAGGACAATGTCTTGTTTTTCGAAGGTTGAAACAAGCTCTGATTTCAATCTGTGGTTCTTCTGTTGTGGGATTCCTGAAGCAGATTTTGCCTTTTTGGTCAACAGCtgcaaaaaaagacagaaaaaacttTATAAATAAGAGACTTtgccattttaattaaatttcaggCTTCAGAAACAAGACCACTAAAGGCCCATTCACAAGATTAGGATTAAGATACAGTTCtagaatttgttttaaatgtgtacaaAAATCCACACAACAGCTATAACAAATAACAGCAACAAGAACAATTTTTGATCCAGTCAGAATTCAGTCTACTATAAAGAACTCAAGTATTGAAAGTGGTAGAAAAAGGTGGTACAAAACTGCAGCCAAAGTTTATCATAAACAGAACAACATATCATCTGCTAATATGATGCTGATATAGTTGTCATTATACATACCATCTTTGCGGGGAAAatgtaacactgaaaaaaatccaTTACAATATGTGAAAATCCAGGACACACAGTACATTTGCTTAAAAATCTCAAATTGCATAGGATATTAATTTAATTGACTTAATTTGATAGTGTGTCATGTTGAGTACCTTTTTTAGCTTGAAGTCCATTATTTTGACTTATGTGTGAATCTAAAACGGGTTTAGTATGACATTAAAACAAACTATTGAGAACACAGTGTGTGTGCAGTATGTAGGATACTCACCATCTGGTGTAAAAGCTGACAGAAGCAAAAACAAACAGGACAAAATGATCATTTGATAAGATGCTGAGGACGGATCCATGATTGCTGAGGGTTTTCACTACTGATCTGCTGCTTCTGAGCCGCTGTTGTGCTTTATGTGCTCAGAAAAAGGGAAGTGTTGTATTTATTCATACTTCCTAAGAATACATTTTACTAGCTACATAGTTAATAATTCTGCAAGTCTGCATCTTTAAATACAATGTATTGCACCATCACGGGGGACTGGATGTATTTGTAAAAATCACTAAGGATAGGGTTCTCTGAAACATTTTCTTCTGTGCAGAATATTTTTGGAGTTTCGTTactaaaaacttaaaattaaaaagaacacctttttatttgtatttaatgtttacagtgcagatccaattagatccacttatttggtaaacaaagtaacTGTCATATATATCCactaaaagaaatataaaatatgactttacaaactgtattgtaaataaatcatatgaagattttcatattagtcaataattttactgaaatgaataaaaaaaaataagtttacactcatttacacaagtaaataaacagactcaataatggactaaaaatctgcagatttctgcatggGCAGATTCCGTGCTGGTCTAGTTTAAAGTAGTGTTTAAACATTGAtttggtttgatttatttattctcaaacaaaaatatcatacataaaaattctttaacaaaaacaaaaaattcaataggtcaaaaatggagcgggatgaagcacaagcttctTATTTttccaccccattaccacacacATCCTTTGtctattaattaaacatttaagttacttctttctttactttctttatctcttctttttcattgGACATATGAGCTTTGCATGAGACATATttgatccttttggcatctttgacatagtTTATGTTTGGttccatttgtacatttacattttacaccaaacataaacaccaaaaataaaaaaatacagtactcCAAACAGCCATTAAATGAAATATCATCATCCTTTTCTTATCttatcctttttcaatcacctcTATTCATCCCCATATTCCTTTAGCAATATACATTTATCCacctttttaaattgattaatatcctgaTATTGTTTGAGAATCTGTTGTAGACAATTTCATAATGTCTGaccacatacagacatacacaaaccttttaaagttgtccttgttttcaacctcttaaaattttgtttttctcTCAGATTATGTAATATCCCCgtgtctttcttcaaaaaaaaatgtttgtatgcACCTCAGAATTCATTTATTCCTAGCTTTAAGAAAtagtgctgttttaaatttaaccaaatcattgaactgaagtatcttcaatttaaaaaataaagcatttgtaTGCTCCAAATACCCTACATTTTCTTTCAGTCTAATTACTTTTCTCTGCACTCTACATAAGGATTGTAAGTTAGACATATGCAATTCTccaaatttaaacataataactcCTATATGGAAACATAAGTGtgttatataatacatacattgaTTTGTCCAGGATAAATCTTGTTTAATACATTATTGCTACAGTTTTTACCAATTttgatatcacaatatttatttgcAGTTTCCAGCTAATTTTATGATTCAATACATCACCAAGAAACTTAATTGCATTTAATCTTTCTATAACTTCATTATCAATATGTAAATCTATATAATGACTACTCTTTAATTTCCCAAAATAACCTAACCtttgttttacttatatttaatgacaatttgtttacctcaaaccacaatttcaatttttttatttcaaaatgttttaatcaACTCCATAAGTTTTGGTAAATTATCCCCAGAACAAAAGATACCTGTATCAGGTAtatctgcaaataaaataaacttaaacaactcTGATATCTTACACATATcattaatgtaaattataaacaatattggacctaaaactgatccttgtggTATGCCACAATTTACATTTAGATATGAAGATTTATGATTGCTAATTTCCACAAACtggcctatttttatttatttttttgataactgCTGATTAAATCCAAGACTACTCCTATAATACCAtacatttctaatttatttaccagtatattatgatttattgtaTCAAGTGCCTtctttaaatacaaattatattttttatacaaatttttttatacaaatttcaACTACTTTCTCCTTTTTatctattgtattattaatttccTCACTAATTTTTGTTAATCTATTGTTCCTGAAACCATATTGCTCTTCAGCTAAAAGGTTATGCATTCTAGGAAATTATTAAGCCTGTCAACAAAGAGTTTTtcgaaatttttttttaaaactgacaGTATGTAAATACCTACATAGCCTATAATTTGTAAAGTATTGTTTATCTCCTGTTTCTAAAGTGAAATTATCTTAGCAATTTTAATTTTATCTGGAAATTTACCGGATTGAAAAGCTCTATTACAAATATAGGTTAATGGTTCTACAATGTCTTTAATCACTTTCTTAATCATACTCATATCAATATTATTTCAATCCATGCacgatttatttttacatttctctaCAACACCTAcagtattatttcttttttatctaCTACTTTGGTTAGAGAGTTGGACGTGTGATCGGAAGGTTCTTAAGAATAACGATAACTCATGGGTTAAGCGCAGTGTGAAAGCATTTATATCTTCTACTGTGTTCCACAGAAGACAGAAGCCCGAATTGGTTTTGAACAATTGGAGaaaagtaaataatgacacagttttcatttttggataaactatctATTTAAGCTCCTTAACCCTAATAAAAATGCAGACTTCCTGAGAGTGAGGAATGATTCCAATATAGCAAGCATTTTTGGGGCTTATTCTGGCTAAAATTCAACATTGATAGAAAGTgaagtgaaagtcatgacataGCCAAGTATGGTGACACTTACTCTGAATTTATGCTCTGCATTTAACCCATTCAAGTTAACACACagtagtgaacacacacacacacacacacacacacacactatgaatACACACCCGGAGCAGTGGTCCACCATTGTTGCCGCGTCCAGGGAGCACTGGCTTTCTCAAGGGACTCAGCTTGGCCAATTGTTGGCTGGAGCAGGACCTTCCGATCACAAGTCCAATTCTCTAACCATTAGGTCACAGCTGCCCTAGAAAATATAATGGACCAGGGCTGTGCCAACCCTACAAAACCCTTCTTGCCGACTGATGTCTTTTTCTGCTGTAGTACAAAAAGCAGGTCAGCTCTCAGTGtagttgtgagttttttttttgccttttggtgtacactgtaaaaaattcctgagttccacacaattccttcatgttgtaccaACAGAAATCCGTTAagtaaacttaattgtttttacaaatttaagtgggtttaacataaagcaattaagtagTTCccaaaaaacaactgaaaaattgtgttgattcagcacatttgaaataagtagcttgaacaaacagc
Coding sequences:
- the ccl34b.9 gene encoding chemokine (C-C motif) ligand 34b, duplicate 9 precursor (The RefSeq protein has 4 substitutions compared to this genomic sequence), whose translation is MHLSTASHQLIISSALLLLLCASASGDYFMPVMSPVTPPESAPMDLRGMVCCKKITRKEPQIKINSCFFVQEISNCLKSVVLIDDLNKMHCIHPKAPWLSARIKRLEEIGVQCTVY